A stretch of DNA from Acidiferrobacteraceae bacterium:
GGGGGCATCAAACTCGTTGGTTTCACGATAGGCGGTCAGCTCCGTGTAGATGCCGTTGCCCCAGTCGGCATACCCGCCGATACCTGCAACGTTCTGGGCCAGGGCGTCTGCAACCACCGGGGCCGCGATGTCGGCGCCGTGGGTGAAGGGATAGCCCCAGGCCGGGGTGGAGTTCCACAGGTCCTGCACCGTCGGGCTGTTATTGACCGTTACGCCGATGGTCGTTCCACCCGAGTGAGTGGCATAGCGGATATCCGTGTTGTCGAGTTCGAAGTTGCCACCTTGTTCCAGGGTCATCTGGATAAAGGACCCCATCTTGGGCGAGATCTCACCGGCAAAGAACAGGCTGAACTCGTTCGGCAGCAGGTATTCGTCACCGTTGGCCTTGCTGGTCTGGAACTGGGTCTGCAGCATGGCGGACATGGGCGGGATCCCGCTCAGCTTCAGTCCGCTGGCGGCCGGGGTGGACGTGGACTGCACCTCCTTGATCCCTGTCAGCGTGTAGCCGTTCATCTTGAACGAGCGGCCGAAGGCCGTCAGCTCCGGGTATACCGTGTGACAGGCCGCGCATGCCATGCCCGTCTGGCGGGCGTAGCTAGGAACGGCATGTGCATTGATGCTAAATAGCATGAAGGGCAGGGCGAAGACTGTTGCCCCGATGAGATTTCTTTTACTGGCCATGGTCCTTCCCTCATAAACTGCGTTTTTGTTAAGAATCCCGACTTGCGTCAGGCGGTCGTAGGTATTCAATACCTACGGCATTCGAGGGTAATTGATATATATCAACGTCCGCTAATATTTCTTTGTATGTGTCTATTGCGTTACTTAATCTTAACGAACTCTTAAGATTTGCCTGGTGATTGCTACGATATAAAAAACTTTTTGCCACTCGTGTAGCAAGCGGTAGTCACGCAACCACACTTACTGATAATCGATTCCATGACAGCAAGGGTGCTTTTGACGAGTTACATCGCAATGCTTCGGGGCATCAACGTAGGCGGCCAGAAGCGAATCAGAATGGATGACTTGCGTGCCCTGATGCAAGGGCTCGGCTACGGGCGCGTGCGTACCTATATACAAAGCGGCAATCTGTTGTTCGAAGGGCGGAAGGGTACTGCGCGTTCTCACGAGGGAAGGATCGAACAGGCGATTGCCGATCAATACGGCTACCAGGTAGCCTGCCTGATTCGTACGGCTCCCGAGATGAAGGAGATTGCGTCGGCGAATCCGTTCCTCCAAAGGAGCGGTTATGATCCGGCCAAATTCCATGTGACGTTTCTCGACGGCCTTCCGAAGCCGAACCTCGCAAAGGAACTGGCGGAGGTCGTG
This window harbors:
- a CDS encoding DUF1697 domain-containing protein gives rise to the protein MTARVLLTSYIAMLRGINVGGQKRIRMDDLRALMQGLGYGRVRTYIQSGNLLFEGRKGTARSHEGRIEQAIADQYGYQVACLIRTAPEMKEIASANPFLQRSGYDPAKFHVTFLDGLPKPNLAKELAEVVSGKDEIRVRGGEVYLFCPNGYGKTRYSNTFIERKLGLSATTRNWRTVRQLLEMASAP